A genomic window from Melanotaenia boesemani isolate fMelBoe1 chromosome 15, fMelBoe1.pri, whole genome shotgun sequence includes:
- the si:ch211-284e13.4 gene encoding insulin receptor substrate 1-B produces the protein MENQAAESQNYEDVQKSGYLRKHKSMHRRFFVLRAASEHGPARLEYYENEKKFRSKSPIPKKVLNLETCFNINKRADSKNKHMIVLYTRSESFAIAADSEEIQNEWYQAMQDLQCNCKTPEDYGSSGECSSPSPVPTFKEVWQVKVWPKGLGHARNLVGIYRLCLTDKTVNFVKLNSDVAAVVLQLMNVRRCGHSENFFFIEVGRSAITGPGEFWMQVDDSVVAQNMHETLLEAMKALSEEFRQRSKSQSVGTSCGGGTASNPISVPSRRHHPNLPPSQVGFSRRARTETPGTGGSSTSTSPTSRHGFPRARTASIGARSEEGGASARGTWASSSPSLNGSCSTTPTLRPKPTRAPTPAKITLSLARYTPNPAPSPAPSLSSSSGHGSECGLVGAAVGGMMICSYPRVSQRVSVSGSPSDYGSSDEYGSSPGEHSLLIPSLSGHHGHGEGSSSYIVMGQREGLLGSHHRSKGRRILRRSSSRESEAERRLLSKRSSLPLASHERLTPHRKDEDDEDDEEYAIMSQSINRERADLHHGSGNLAVRGGHLDMVGENRRRADKNRGEENTGAAVDSGYMSMLPGVTSPPVSLSLSIGMSDASAKPGADDEYMAMTPNNSVSPPQHIRQPSSEGYMVMSPNSSSSTDLHGLGMWDSRVSMESRAASDYMNISPVSCRSACSTPPSHPEQHQLQPKMFNSYFSLPRAYQHTLYTRFEEDLKKGEGKKDMSGHDSAGRGGGVGYSKRNKIAVGSAGGCQLSMSSSSFSSSSASSESLEDKSISAGRGLSLLRTGTEYKSAGTSTKEGHHNQKRASSSKSPKQQRRGRPLSVSSDIAKANTLPRVKENLPPSVSQNVGEYVSIVFKEDNKYDRGQYAGSQHRQPVIHGTLRPVNQPLICHDSPANLPRSFSAPLSTSAEYVSMDLGKSSTPLAHVRSTFSTLQGPPTVTPKARHEHSMSSPLGAEGSAGYRTKIKMAAVPSDVPTQFMDRKGSDPSISARPAKHSGQPLSIEQETSLSFSPVKTFQSPDRSGRLVQGEQQGHLSHRSETFNSSPLPRQASSSTSLFPEDSQATSHRQGLDCSLWDNGQVAALSATPPPQSSTSSNEQGLNYIDLDLAIKERPQTGVERTSPAYNTGASAIGSSTGSGINTYASIDFCKSEELRTNQSSRKDGQDC, from the exons ATGGAGAACCAAGCAGCAGAGTCGCAGAACTATGAAGATGTACAGAAAAGCGGCTATCTCCGCAAGCATAAATCAATGCACCGGCGATTCTTCGTGCTGAGGGCGGCCTCGGAGCATGGTCCTGCTCGACTGGAATATTACGAAAACGAGAAAAAATTCCGCAGTAAATCACCGATACCCAAGAAAGTCCTGAACCTCGAGACTTGCTTCAACATCAACAAGCGGGCAGATTCCAAGAACAAGCACATGATAGTCCTTTATACCCGCAGCGAGAGCTTTGCCATCGCTGCGGACAGTGAGGAGATCCAAAATGAGTGGTACCAAGCGATGCAGGACCTTCAGTGCAACT GTAAAACTCCTGAAGACTATGGTAGTAGTGGAGAGTGCAGCTCTCCCTCTCCTGTTCCAACGTTCAAGGAAGTTTGGCAAGTTAAGGTTTGGCCTAAAGGTCTTGGACACGCTAGGAATTTGGTGGGCATTTACCGTCTGTGCCTAACTGATAAGACAGTCAACTTTGTCAAACTCAACTCTGATgtggctgctgtggtgttacaaCTGATGAATGTTCGCAGATGTGGCCATTCAGAAAATTTCTTCTTCATTGAGGTGGGACGCTCAGCGATTACTGGCCCTGGAGAGTTCTGGATGCAAGTGGATGACTCGGTGGTAGCTCAGAACATGCACGAAACCTTGCTAGAGGCCATGAAAGCCTTAAGTGAGGAATTCCGTCAACGCAGTAAGTCTCAGTCTGTGGGAACATCATGTGGTGGTGGCACTGCTTCAAATCCCATCAGTGTTCCAAGTCGGCGTCATCACCCAAATCTGCCACCAAGCCAGGTGGGCTTCTCCAGGCGGGCACGCACAGAGACCCCTGGAACAGGAGGTAGCAGTACAAGCACTTCACCTACATCGCGTCACGGGTTTCCAAGGGCACGAACAGCCAGTATTGGAGCCAGGTCTGAGGAAGGTGGAGCAAGTGCCCGAGGAACGTGGGCCAGCTCCAGCCCAAGTTTGAATGGATCCTGCTCAACTACGCCAACACTGAGGCCCAAGCCCACAAGAGCCCCAACCCCTGCTAAGATTACCCTCAGCCTTGCTCGTTACACACCCAACCCTGCTCCCTCCCCTGCTCCAAGTCTGTCCTCCAGTTCCGGTCATGGATCAGAGTGTGGCCTGGTGGGGGCAGCTGTGGGAGGCATGATGATCTGCTCTTATCCTCGGGTTTCTCAAAGAGTTTCTGTTTCAGGTTCACCGAGTGACTATGGATCCTCAGACGAATATGGATCCAGTCCTGGTGAACACTCTCTGCTTATACCCAGTCTGTCTGGACATCATGGACATGGAGAGGGATCCTCCAGCTACATAGTGATGGGACAGAGAGAGGGTCTACTTGGCTCCCATCATCGCTCCAAAGGCAGGCGGATTCTGCGGCGCTCATCCAGTCGAGAATCTGAGGCAGAACGCAGACTACTAAGTAAGAGGTCTTCTCTGCCTTTGGCTTCCCATGAACGACTGACCCCCCAtagaaaagatgaagatgatgaggatgatgaagagtaTGCCATCATGTCACAGAGTATTAACAGAGAGAGAGCTGATTTGCACCATGGCTCAGGGAATCTGGCAGTTAGAGGTGGTCACCTTGATATGGTCGGAGAGAATAGGAGGAGGGCTGACAAAAACAGGGGAGAAGAGAACACAGGAGCAGCTGTGGATAGTGGCTATATGTCCATGTTGCCTGGAGTGACGTCTCCTCCTGTTTCACTCTCTCTGTCAATAGGTATGTCAGATGCCAGTGCTAAACCTGGAGCAGATGACGAGTATATGGCCATGACTCCCAACAACAGTGTGTCTCCCCCTCAGCACATCCGTCAGCCCAGCTCAGAGGGTTACATGGTCATGTCTCCTAATAGCAGCAGCTCCACAGACCTGCATGGACTTGGAATGTGGGACAGCAGGGTAAGCATGGAGAGCCGCGCTGCCAGTGACTACATGAACATCTCACCTGTCAGTTGCCGCTCCGCCTGCAGCACACCGCCTTCCCACCCTGAGCAGCACCAGCTGCAACCAAAAATGTTCAATTCCTACTTCTCTCTGCCACGAGCTTATCAGCATACTCTCTACACTCGCTTTGAGGAGGACTTAAAGAaaggagagggaaaaaaagacatgagtGGGCATGATAGTgctggaagaggagggggagtgGGGTACAGCAAGAGAAACAAAATTGCAGTGGGCTCTGCAGGAGGCTGCCAACTCTCCATgtcttcctcttccttctcctccagctCTGCCAGCAGTGAAAGCCTCGAAGACAAGTCTATATCAGCAGGGAGGGGGTTAAGTTTATTAAGAACTGGAACAGAATACAAGAGTGCAGGAACAAGTACGAAAGAGGGACATCACAACCAAAAGCGTGCATCAAGTAGTAAGAGCCCAAAGCAACAAAGGAGGGGTCGCCCCCTCAGTGTGTCATCAGATATTGCTAAAGCAAACACTCTGCCCAGGGTTAAGGAGAATCTACCACCATCAGTGTCGCAGAATGTCGGTGAGTATGTAAGTATTGTTTTCAAGGAAGACAATAAATATGACAGAGGACAATATGCGGGCTCTCAACATAGGCAACCTGTAATTCATGGAACTCTGCGGCCTGTGAATCAACCACTTATCTGTCATGATAGTCCTGCTAACCTTCCCCGCAGTTTCTCTGCACCACTTTCCACCTCTGCTGAGTACGTCAGCATGGATTTAGGGAAATCCTCAACACCCCTGGCTCATGTTAGATCCACATTCAGCACCCTACAGGGCCCACCAACTGTTACCCCCAAGGCCCGACATGAACATAGCATGTCCTCTCCTCTGGGAGCAGAGGGCAGTGCAGGGtatagaacaaaaataaaaatggcagcagTGCCCTCAGATGTTCCCACACAGTTTATGGACAGAAAAGGTTCAGACCCCAGCATTTCAGCAAGGCCTGCCAAACACTCTGGTCAGCCCTTATCTATAGAGCAGGAGACAAGTTTAAGTTTTTCCCCTGTTAAAACCTTCCAGTCACCTGACCGGAGTGGTAGACTGGTCCAAGGTGAGCAACAGGGACACCTGAGTCACCGCTCAGAGACATTTAACTCATCTCCTTTACCACGCCAAGCATCCTCTTCTACCTCCCTCTTCCCGGAGGACAGCCAGGCAACAAGCCACCGGCAGGGTTTGGACTGCTCTCTGTGGGACAACGGGCAGGTTGCTGCTTTGTCTGCCACACCTCCACCACAAAGCTCCACCTCATCTAATGAACAAGGCCTTAACTATATTGACCTGGACTTGGCCATAAAGGAGAGGCCTCAAACTGGAGTGGAGCGCACCTCTCCCGCCTACAACACTGGAGCAAGTGCTATAGGTAGTAGTACTGGCTCTGGTATCAACACTTATGCCAGTATTGATTTCTGTAAGTCAGAGGAACTGAGAACGaaccagagcagcagaaaggATGGTCAAG ACTGTTGA